The Heliorestis convoluta genome includes the window AGTGTCTTGATGAAGATTAATGGCTTCGTCAATCTACTCAAAGCGCCCGGAATGACATCTCATGATGTGGTGGCCAGAGCACGAAAAATTTTACAAGAGAAGAGGATTGGCCATCTTGGTACTTTAGATCCTGAAGCAGCCGGCGTACTGCCCATTGCTGTGGGACAAGCTACCAGATTGGTCCAATTCCTTAGCGGCTCTGATAAAATATATAGAGCTCAACTTTGCTTAGGTAGCACTACAGAAAGTCAAGACTTTACAGGTGCGGTCCTAGCAGAGAAGCCTGTTCCTGCAATTTCTACTGAGGAACTTCAAAGAACTCTGAAGCATTTCGAAGGAACGATAGAACAGATACCACCTATGGTTTCTGCTGTATCCGTAAAAGGCAAAAGACTCTATGAATACGCACGAGAAGGCATTGAGGTAGAACGTTCTTCCAGGAAAGTGCAGATCTATCGGTTAGAAATTTTACAATTCGATCCAGAAAAACCGGAAGAGATCATTATAGAAGTGCATTGTTCTGGAGGTACCTATGTAAGAACGCTTTGTCATGATATAGGACAAGTTATTGGCTGTGGCGCTCATATGGGATGGCTAATTCGTACACAAAGCGGTCCCTTTCCCCTGTCTGAGAGCATACCGCTAGAAGCATTGACAAATGAAAAAGCAACAACAACAGCCCTATCACTATATCAGGCCATGGAAGAATTTCCGTCGTGGGAAGTACCAGAGCATCGACTTGAAGCGCTACAAAAAGGTCTATCTCAGTATATAAAAGGTTCATGGACAGAAGGGCAGTGGATCCGTCTCCATCATCGTGGTCAGCTTTTAGCAATGGGTCAAGTCTATCAACAAGGTGAACGCTGGAGCTGTCAACCGAAGAAAGTCTTTCACTGCTCTCAAAAAGTAACAAAGTAGGGAATGGCCATGAAGACCATCATCTACAAGGGATCTTTCGTTCATAACTACAAAGATGTACATGTAGCTCTTGGCAACTTTGATGGCGTTCATCAAGGCCATTGCCACATCATTGAAAAACTGGTTGAAAGTAGTCGACAACGACAAGGTACAGCGATTGTCGCAACTTTTGATCCTCATCCATTGCATGTCATAAGATCACAGAATCCACCGAAATTGCTTACACCGACCCCAGTGAAAATAGAATTAATGCGTCAATTAGGTGTTGATGCCCTGCTCTTATTGTCTTTTAACGAGCAATTGGCACAACTATCTCCAGATGAATTTGTTGATCAGATTTTACAAAATGATCTGCGCAGTCAAAAGGTGATGGTTGGATTTAACTATTCTTTTGGTCGCCAAGGAGTAGGAACTTCAGAATTGCTAGAAAAACTAGGCAAAGAAAAGGGCTTTGATGTAGAAATTATTGATGCTGTTATGATCGACGGAGAACCGGTCAGTTCGACGAGGATTCGGAATGCACTAGCAGAAGGTGATCTCGAAAAAGCATCACGACTGTTAGGGTATCGTCCTTTTATTGCAGGAAAAGTGATTTCAGGCGAAAAGCGAGGAAGGAAACTCGGCTTTCCAACGATGAATCTTCAGATTGATAGGAATCAGCTATTGCCTCGACGAGGCGTTTATATTGCTTTTTCCACTTTGCCTGGTTTTGATACGAAATTTGCAACACTTGTAAACATTGGTGTGAAACCTACCTTTGGAAACTATCTAGAAAGTGTGGAAGCACATATTTTAGATTTTTCTGGTCATGTCTATGGCCAGACAGTCATTGTCCACTTGCTCCATTTAATACGTCCCGAAATTGCTTTTGAACAAGTGAGCCAACTTGTTGAACAAATGGAAAAAGACAAAGCTTACACAAGGCAATATTTACAAAGGCAAAGCCAACATAGCATTTTAGAAAAAATCAGGGACGTCAAAATAACTTTTCTAGAATAGAATAAGAAACTTTACTTGCCTTATAGGCTATGCTACAATGTTACAGGATTCCCAGACCATTGGCTCGGCTACCGACATCCTCCGACGGTAGGCTTGGCTTATGGAGAATAGTAAAGAGGAGGTGAATAGGATGGTATTAGAAGGCACTCGTAAGCAAGAGTTGATTGCAAAGCACAAGCAACATGATCGTGATACTGGCTCCCCAGAAGTACAGATCGCCATCCTCACAGATCGGATTAACTACTTGACGAACCACTTAAGAACGCACAAGAAAGATCATCATTCTCGTCGTGGATTGCTTAAAATGGTAGGTCAACGACGTAGTATGTTGCGTTATCTCAAGAACAAAGATATTGATCGCTACCGTAAGATTATTGGAGAACTCGGTTTGCGTCAATAAATGTCAGAAAAGAACGGGTCTACCCGTTCTTTTTTCCTTTACCATGTGTTTTTTAGCTTATGGAAGGAAATACTAAACTACGCGTCGAAATAATAAGTGTTTTGGAAAGGAGGTCTTTCAATTTGCAAATCTTTACAATGGAATTGGCTGGGCGCACATT containing:
- the rpsO gene encoding 30S ribosomal protein S15, giving the protein MVLEGTRKQELIAKHKQHDRDTGSPEVQIAILTDRINYLTNHLRTHKKDHHSRRGLLKMVGQRRSMLRYLKNKDIDRYRKIIGELGLRQ
- the truB gene encoding tRNA pseudouridine(55) synthase TruB, which gives rise to MKINGFVNLLKAPGMTSHDVVARARKILQEKRIGHLGTLDPEAAGVLPIAVGQATRLVQFLSGSDKIYRAQLCLGSTTESQDFTGAVLAEKPVPAISTEELQRTLKHFEGTIEQIPPMVSAVSVKGKRLYEYAREGIEVERSSRKVQIYRLEILQFDPEKPEEIIIEVHCSGGTYVRTLCHDIGQVIGCGAHMGWLIRTQSGPFPLSESIPLEALTNEKATTTALSLYQAMEEFPSWEVPEHRLEALQKGLSQYIKGSWTEGQWIRLHHRGQLLAMGQVYQQGERWSCQPKKVFHCSQKVTK
- a CDS encoding bifunctional riboflavin kinase/FAD synthetase gives rise to the protein MKTIIYKGSFVHNYKDVHVALGNFDGVHQGHCHIIEKLVESSRQRQGTAIVATFDPHPLHVIRSQNPPKLLTPTPVKIELMRQLGVDALLLLSFNEQLAQLSPDEFVDQILQNDLRSQKVMVGFNYSFGRQGVGTSELLEKLGKEKGFDVEIIDAVMIDGEPVSSTRIRNALAEGDLEKASRLLGYRPFIAGKVISGEKRGRKLGFPTMNLQIDRNQLLPRRGVYIAFSTLPGFDTKFATLVNIGVKPTFGNYLESVEAHILDFSGHVYGQTVIVHLLHLIRPEIAFEQVSQLVEQMEKDKAYTRQYLQRQSQHSILEKIRDVKITFLE